The following DNA comes from Anopheles arabiensis isolate DONGOLA chromosome 3, AaraD3, whole genome shotgun sequence.
CAAACCCGCTCCTAATCCTAAGTGGTCGAACAGAGCTTTACGTCTATTAAAATCGGACAAAAACCGCGCTCAACGCGCCTACcgtttaaataatactttacacaatctttgtgtatataaatatgcgGCTAAGGCTTATCGTCTTCTTAATCGCCATCTGTATCGTCGCTACGTTAGGCGTCTTCAAATGCGCTTCACTATTGATCCTGGgtcattctttcgttttgcgaaCTCTCGGCGAGGCTCTGCTAGCCTTCCATCCACCCTGTTTCTTGATCTGTCCTCTGCTACGTCCAATCCTGATATATGTAAcctgtttgccaaacatttctcTAGTGTATTTGTCGATCCTAGTACTTTTAAGGTTCCTTTGGACGTAGGCTTGTCTTACACGCCCTCTGATGTGATATCATGTAATTCAGTCGTTGTAAGTGAAAGCCTAGTAAAATCCGCTTTATCCAAACTTAAAACTTCGTTTTCACCAGGCCCCGATGGCATCCCtgcctgtgttttgaaaaaatgtggcaataccctcactcctattctcactcgtcttttttctcgctcgcttagtgtagggattttttcctagtcaatggaaactagcttggcttgttcccatttataagaaaggtgaccgcacactagcatcaaactacagaggcatctctattatttgtgcgtgttctaaaatcctcgagtcaattgtccatttatctgtaatgccttgtgtaaaaattatatttctacggaacaacacggctttatgcccaatcgctcagtgtccaccaacctaatgtgttttttgtcttctctatatcactatctgtctagtggtaagcaagtagacactatctataccgatttcaaagcggcatttgacagtatacctctatcattacttgttgctaagcttcgaaaactaggtttcggtggctctatattgccgtggttcaactcctatcttgagaatcgttcatatgcagttaaaatctgtggctctttctctgaatgttttcttagttcttcgggtgtccctcaaggtagtgtccttagtcccttactgttcattctcttcctcaatgactgtacttcgatccttcctcctaacggcttcttgctatatgcggatgacgttaaaatttttcttcctgtatcttctacagctgattgtctagtccttcaatcctggctctgtaaattctctacatggtgtgcttctaacggtttagtcctgtgtcctgaaaaatgttctgtcttgtctttcttccgatcttctacaagtataactcatgcttatagtgtctgtgatgcccctattccccgtgcgtccttgtctaaggatcttggcgtcttctttgacccgagtctttctttcaaggagcacacggactatgtcatcaacaaggccaacaaaagtcttggttatatttgtcgcatgtccactgaaattcgtgatcctttttgtcttaagtccctttattgttgttgggtccgttccgtactggaatatgcctgtgtcatctggtctcctgttcaactatctctgctccaaaggattgagaggatccagagacgttttacaaggatcgtatttcgtaggtcgctgggtcatcactctattccgcttccttcgtatgacgatagatgcactctattaggccttgccaagttggagcaccgcctctcggtcgctcaggcttctttcgtcgctggcatattgctcaatacgattgatactccttcacttctgtcgcgcttacatttgtatgcaccttgtcgcaccttacgttatcgttttcgtctccagttacctatatgtcgtacacgttttgctcgcaatgagccttttgtaagagctatgtcgtcttttaatagtacttctgatctgttcgatttcaacatatcctatcctgtctaccgatcccgtcttcgctccttttccgtaccataaactccttccaactccttcgtgaataattgtatactatagtcagtaagcactattgctgtaacccaacgtggccgagcaattaataaaataaataaaataaaaataaaaataaaaagtagaAATCACCTCCACCAGAAAGCTTACGAGAgacttttcttttatttatgtatatgCCATTGCACACCCAGGAATACGAAGTGCTACCATCATATGTCGTATGAAATTATTTCGCAATCGCATTGTTCAGCTGCTTACCATGATTATTCGTGTGCGAGAGAATGTGAATAAGATCAACACACCAATTTGTTTTGGTGCAAAGCAGCATTTAcgatgtgtctgtgttttttgttatgatgttgttttatttcctttggTTTTGGTAAGGGTTTATTCCCTTTGCTCCTGTTGCGTCATGTGGGGCTAGCTTTGCTGTAAAGCCATTTTGCAGCGATTCATAGAACTTTACCCGAGAAGCATTATGATGCCTCAGTGATTTGGGAATTTTCCGGTTGACTTGGCCGGCTGGTGgctctttgtttttcttcttttttatactTCATTACTTCTCTTTTTGTATAGTTCCGGTCTTCCCTGTCCTTCGTCCTTCATTGTACTCGGAGCCACGCATACCATGCTTGTGCCGTTGACCGAATTCTATTTCCCACGGCAACCTGATTTCTCCCAGGACTCATCTCTTCCGGACTTGCGGACTTGCCATTATTTATAatgtttattgttgttatgcatattttacatttattgtTACTTTTTAAGAGCTTTCCGCTTGGCGGTAAGTctttttcaaatgaaatattaaacGGAAAACCAAAGCGATAGAGATATAAAAAGAGAGATAGGTGTGGGTTATTGTAAATTGTCGCACTTTGGTGGGGTGTGTGAGTTGCTGTCGATTGGATTATTTAACGTTAAATTATTGGTAATGGGTTGAAAATTCCTACTGAATTCATAATTAGCGATTCTAATGATTCTCCCTTGAACCCCCTAGTCAACTGACGACCCCGGTAGGGAATGACTCCCCGTGTCGGGGTTGTCCTTTGCTTACGATTTCTTGCTAATTATAGAAAATATAGGCTATCCGATTCGTTACACCGATATGCCATCCGAATGCGGCAGCCTGTTGGAGTGGGTAAGTTATAGCAAATCGACTGCACCACTATCTAATTCTAACGACTTTCCAAAATTACATCCCGCAGGCACAGcccgcaaacaaacaatacatcATACCGTTTGATTTGAACAGGTTTaggctgtgtttttttctctctctttatcatCCCCGGTAAACATGATCCAGGCAAAATTGAACTCATTTTGTGAGCAAATTCTCAAGTGAATAGCAACATCTAGGGCGCTTTAGACAGAGAATAGTGCATTTTATAGCAATTAAAAAATGGATTTGAAGTTTGATTAGCTTACCATACACTGCCCCCTCCCTGGCTATTGACACTCATACACCCATGAAGTTGTAAATTGCAAACTCGTTCGATCTAATCGCAAGATAGCTGACGTTCCCTTGGGGTTGTCCCTAAGCATCAAATTAGCTAACAATTTGGCTTCAGCACTAGCATTGGATTCATTCGACATGGAAGGTAAATTTGGAGCAACGTACGTTTCCACGTGGATATATTTTGCAGGCTCGGCTTAATAAGATCCTGTGACCCTCGTTAAAATTTCTAAAAAGGTCAAGCAAATGCACGGCTGAGATCATATGAAACACACGAAAACGCACACTTTTTCCCAAAGCCGGAAGTGTGAAGGGAAATGTACGCAACAAAGGCTTGGTAAAAAATGGAACCAATTCTAACATCCCGGTGAACGTGTAGGTAAAGATTTGTTCGGGAGAACGATGAACACCCTTGTGGTCCGCATTCAGACAAATCTGCTGGACCATTTTGAACTCCTTGGTAAAATTGTGCAATAGAAAGGGCATCTCAACTTCACCCTCAAATCAGGTGTTTGTGTTGGGCCCGCCCTGTTACGAGAtacgggaggggggggggggggggaattgGGATTGGGGAAAATAAGCACGAAACCAAATTCTACATCCCGTCCCAACGTATCAACGATACCAGCGTTTGGTTATCCCGAGGGAATGCTTTCTCGCTTCTCTAGTCCCTCAAACATATGTTCCCTCAGCCGAACTGTCTCGAAGGGTCAGATAGTCCCATCCGGCCGGCGGCAACACTTACCCGCAGCACACGCTTCGGCAGACCTCTGTCAACTTCCACGGTGATTTGTGTGCGATATGACGATTTCTCAAGCACCGGTGGATTTTCGTTTACAGCGCGTACGTAGATCATAAGGGTGGTGCAGTTCTCCTTAAAATTATCCGAGGCCATCAACCGTGGCTCATACGGGTAAGGGGAACAAGATtaaaaaggaacgaaacacGGAGAAGCTTTATTGAACGTGTAGATGGGTCGAATTAAAGGGTTTACCAgtccaataaacaactgtccacttgtttataacaatcgTCGTTTTGAgtagacaccgctgtctaccacttgctcacacgtcagatggtgtaagctactctgtccaattcaataacacaattttcgccttcgaTTGCACAACGGTCGAATTCGGCACGGTTTCTTGTGGTTGTTgaataattaacaaaattaatgttttgatttattgaaatgtatgGTTTATACTGCATATTTCTTGAATAAAAGAAacgtgtttgaaaatgttttgtttttgcaaaatttgtcaaaacaaaacaaacaatggggccctttccgtttgaagctcgtagttTGAAATTTCAggctgtcagctgtttgcattgtatagcagttttcgagcagctatttAATttggtataatatacaggtgggcttatcccaaggtgtatgaatttagaaggctgatttttatcgcttctgcttctgaatgaagatcgtaagagtgttttgagtattcgtcaagttAACagaaagtgtgtttgtgcaaaagttttcactcgttctgttaaaaagtgatattcaaatttggttataaaaaatgcatacactttgattccagattcgatcacctgatttctttaaagcaccttgggataaatgtaaacaaacccgtgttttcgagcaggtactcgaatctatatctagcttttaggctaaaattttctagactgaaaatcgcaggctagttttttgtgtggttttgtatggattgtttacatgatttcagcctccaactgtcaaactccatacaaaaaactgactagaatcgtgaaggcccccaatgCCGGATCTGACAGTTGCTACCcgaaggcgaaaattgtgttattgaattggacagagtagcttacaccatctgacgtgtgagcaagtggtagacagctgtgtctattcaaaacgactattgttataaacaagtggacagttgtttattatgctggtaaaccctgtataggTGAGAGCACTCATAATCTGACACATTTTCACCACACGCGGAAAGTAGGTAGGTGGTCTTACCTTTTTGATCTTCTCATAATCCAACGCCTTGGCTACGTACAGGGCGCCGGTTGTGTTGCGTATCTCATACACATTGCCTTCGTTACCGCTCGAGATCTTGCATCGTACACCGGACGCTGTAATGAAAAGAACAAGAGAAGAAATGGGATGATTGTTAGTCCTGGTGTGTCGCTTTAAATGAGCTTTAATGTTTTCTTCAAACGAATGGCGGAAACAGTACGAGTCGAGTTGGTTCGCTGAAGTGTTTCAAATCGTGTATGATAATTAGCTCCTCCCATCCCAATCATATACCACAGAGTGGGTGCCGGCATTCTTCAACCGATTCACCGATGCTGCGGTTGATTTGGGTCCTACCGAGGAGACGTCATAGAGCGTTACAAAACAACGTAGCATGTGTTGAATTGCTTCATCGGTGTGCAAATTAAACTCCTACTAATTCGCGTACGTGTAGGATCAGCGCCGGCTGTTTAATTGCACTCGTAGGCTGAAGACTCACCTATAGTATCCTTTTGGTCGTTGGGATAGTTAGAAGGTTAATTTTAATGTGGGGTTTCGACGATTGTAGCAAACGGTTCACAATATTATTTGACATTCTGTACTACCCGGGCCAACTGAATTGCTACAACTCCATAATTATGCTTAATTCCAAATAAACTTACCACGATACAATTGGTCCCAACTATGAGCAAATCATACAGTAAAGATGCCTTATAATGTTGAAATTGGCGCTGTAATCCTTTCACCACGCTAGAGAATGTATTGGGTGTGCTAGCTGGTACGTGTTGTGTGCGTTGCAGAGATAATATAAACAGTAAACTTTGTCACTCTGACCCACGGACAGATTATTAGTTTTAGCCAATCACATGTTAAAAAGacttaatttcaaaaaaacatcaataaaCATGTGGATTGCTCTTGCAGTATACAAAAATATGTTCGCAGAAACGCTTCTTTGATCGCGTATGCTCCTTGTAGTTTTTTCATCATATGTTttgttgcatacatttttgatTCAAACTTGTGCTGCCACCCAAGGGTGACGGAAAACTTGCGCTCACTACCACTCACTACCACCAACGGCTGTGTTGCATCATTCCAAACTGCACGAAGCCGGACGGAGCACCGGTCACATTcatttttcatgcaaattATTGTACATCCCTGTTGAGCTCCGATTCACCATAAAGTGCCACCGGCATAGGCGTTCGAGCTGCGTGGTTGgatttattatgtttattaacatacattttcataaattaCTGCCCTAACGCTTCGCCACTTTCGGGGTGAACAATGGCCCGAGAGGGAAATGTATGTACATGTCGCGGTACGTGGTACAAGTCACGCAAGCTTCCAATGCAATGTTTCGTTCTCTTGTTTGCTACCAATCCAGCTTTCGTGTTAGCAAAGGTGTTAGGGAAGGGGTGAAAAATTACAGCGTCAGGCAGCTGAAGACGCCCCCGGTGTGCAGTGTTAGCATCGGCCAAACCATGGGAGATGTTTTTTGGGACTCATAGCTCTGATATGATTGTAACAATTGCCACCAAGTATTCCCCCGTCCATTGAACTATTTTGGGTGGTCAACTACCACCTCTTACAGCGATTTACAAGACAGTTTTGAATGTGAACTTTGTGAATGGTGTATGTATTCACCTTatgcaaaatgttattccacatcactctgatatttcattttcatcatcataattaataatttcttcagcatgattttcaacattcaaaatgcaaaatgttattccacatcactttgatatttaattttcatcataataattaataatttcttcagcatgattttcaacatttgaacggtttttttacaacaaagtTTAAAGTCGGATTGCATTACCCGTTGACAGTTAAAGTGTGAAAGCGTGAAAGCGTTACTTTGATTGAATTATCATCGTTCAGTACCACTTTTTGTCAAATAGCTGCCCTTTGGTAAAAGCTGGTGTAGCGGAGGTTCATGCCGCGTACAATGCACGCAACTTTCGATGACATGGGATTATACAATTTGTTGAAGGAGTGGTGGTAGAGAAATGTCATAACTCCTGCATGATGTTCatcaaaagttattttttcGTCAGCTTGCAAGGAAAACTCTCATTAAAATTCaatgtttaaaacaataaGTTAATTGTTATGCTGCTTAGACCCTGCATAGAGGAAGCATCTGATGGAAGCGATGGCTAGAATTCGCTGGGATTAAGTAATGACTTTCGTTGCAGTTGTTTAAAGGAATGTTCGAAATATTTCGTTGATTTTTGTTAATGCTGTGTACTTGCAAACAATTAGTCAAAATGATATTTATGTAATTCCGCAATAAATTTGGCGTcaaatgtgaaatattttaacatcCCATAATCATTTTCACTCCTCTTTTTAAAGATATATGTCCTGTCTCCTAGGGAGAAGTATATGTTCAGTTAAAATATTTGTGCTCCATTTTTCACTGTCCTCGCCAACTAACCTTTTCTTGAAAGTCGTAAATAAGACATTGgcaattgttgtttttaaattgtctGCCACGTTTACCTTTTCTCAGATGACATTTTGAAATTCTTTAGCCACATGTAGCATCTCTACTTTAAAAATGGGGTTCACTTTTCACTTAATCACCAATCACTGATTCCGACCTCAACACATACGGATCGAAGAAGTTTTTTCAACACAATTGAACCGTAACAGTTTATGTGCTTGACCGTGCCTCGTTCGGGCTTAGCTTCACGCAACTGGTGAGTTCGTAAAGGAAtcttattttcattattttcctaGCCCCCGTCCAATTCGTAACATGTCAAACTAAGCCTCTTTTCTTTGGTACGGTTTACCTTTCTAGTGAATTAATGGCAAAGTGACAGTTAAAAGCTGATCTCGGTGTTTCAGTGGTTCGATGTTGTCCACGTAGTACCTAACGCGTTTAGAGCTTATAGAAATAAAAGCGTTCATCCAAAAAAGAATCCAATTGTATTGCGACTAGCGATGTGTTGGACCGTTTCGGGAAATCTATAACATTCCGATAAGGTTCATTATTGTTCGTGCCAACCTGCCACATGCCAACGAAATGTATTTGTGCATGCCAAACAGCTTATCGATTTAATCCCACTCCAAGTATAATGCTTCACAGCTCGATCACAATGACAGAAAAACCATTGGTGCTTGAACTACGAGTTCGTCATGGTGCATCAACGCGTCAGAGAGGTGCATCAACAACTGGTATCTTTGTAGCTGGATGGATCTGTCGCTGACACGAAAATCCACTTGACCAATTTGGAGTCATGATCAGCTGCAACAAACAACGTGTATACAGTTGAATAACGAGGAGAATAGAAACCTCAATGTATTAatcgatagaatttgttaagtTTTGTCACAATCTTCATCGAgaacaatttatttatattaaaatatcaTCGGTGCGTTGGTACGATGGATTAGAACCAGACTCTCTTTTGATTGCAACGTTAGTTAGTACTCCCTTGAACTTCGGTGAAGTTATTTTTGGTCAGTTTGATGTGATGGATGACGGTTGCGGTTACGGTGAATCCTTTCCTAAGGCGAGGCTGAAACTTGATTCACGAACCCGATTGCCGGACACAGAGCTCGcgggttatttttattttcaagcccCGCGTGCGTTGTTTGTGCAAGTTCTGTGTATAAAACCGTGGTATTTGTATTTCTTGGAAAAGTTTATGTAGCTGCACTTCTACGAAGGTTTACAAGCTATggttttctttgttatttgCAAACGACATACGAGACCTGTTTCGGGCAATGTAAAAACATGTTAACCTTCTGAAGTGCATGTTATCCCCAGCAGGAGGTAAATTATAATGTTTTGTTCAGAAACTGATTTTCCAAGTATTTCATTGTATTACAAGATTTTTCaaagatacaaaaacaaaaacatctgcAACATTTATGATGAAAAATACGAACAAAAGAAACAGAGGAAACgaaatataatttatattaAGAAGATCATAACATTTTCTCGGGATTACAGGAACTGCATAGGCCTGCTGTAGTTTAGTTATTTCAAGCGATATATAAGCGTTTCTGAAGTGCTTGTTGTGATTTTCAATTATGCGAAAAGTTTACCGGCTTTGAAAGTTTTACACAGTCGCACATTTTCTAAGTAGGACATGGACTAAAAAACTGTTAAAAAAGGATGATCATATCCATGCAATAAACAACAGTATGGTTCtgaaagaaaattgaaattttcaaatgaaatgtgTATGCATATATTTGTTTGAAGTACTCA
Coding sequences within:
- the LOC120899816 gene encoding putative neural-cadherin 2, encoding IHQTRSHNPLYFEKVIYEADIDKNLEINHNFLNGTAKTHGGASGVRCKISSGNEGNVYEIRNTTGALYVAKALDYEKIKKYEPRLMASDNFKENCTTLMIYVRAVNENPPVLEKSSYRTQITVEVDRGLPKRVLRVTVSDSGVERPNSIMYFLTGPGVHKENPSDSNFDINKSTGQGRIKHYVN